Part of the Arachis hypogaea cultivar Tifrunner chromosome 6, arahy.Tifrunner.gnm2.J5K5, whole genome shotgun sequence genome, TAGatagaatttttattttcaataaatacttaATAGTTAGTATATCTCAAATATAAAGAACCAGAtccaaaacaaaatatttatttctatatatatgtaAACTCCTGAACATCAAAATCAACATTCGTATAACCAGAAAATAGTAAAGATCTGTGCACGATTCGTATAACCTGATTTGGCATAAATTTGTCTaaaatgttctttttttttttacaatttaaaacaagttattttttaattatttatttaaatgattGGATATCACTCTACCTCATTCTTAAGAGAAAAAAGTCCAAAATAACATCAAATTTCTCTTTCGCTTCTTTCCTTTATATATTATCACATTTTTACCAAAACATTTATGCCTAGTATATATAATACATACGTGCTAgaaagataataattaaaaattattttatttaatctaatacttataattttatatttattacatataatattatACTATAAGAAGAGTTTCAAGTATATTtcaattgttttaaccgttgatctgaattataaaaatatatattgaaatcaaCAGTTAAAACAATTGGAGTACCAATATTCTcggtatatttaaaatttttcctaTACTATATTTATTACAactgaaaataataaatacaaaataaaataattttagattaatttttattatcttctaaatattttataatacagAATACACCAATTCACAGAAACTTGAAACACCTAAACTCCAAAATCTTCATgagaatatataaaaataaaaagagaaatatatAAGACCTAAATAATGCAAAGcccaaacaattaaaaaataaaacaataagaaCCAACTAACAATATAGCTTAGTGAATAGCACATCCTCAATTTCATGAATTATCCAACAATGCAACTATATAACTAAAATAGAGTTTAATTTGTAACATAGAATTTGTGAATGAATGAAGTAAGCTTAGCAATATTAAGAGGCTTCTCTAAGTATTCATCTAATCCTGCTTCCATAAATTCTTGAATATGTGATTCCATTGACCGTGCTGAAACACCAGCAATGGTGCTACAAATTCCCATTGATCGAAGTTCTTTTATTGCCTAATAATAtatcaatcaaaataaaataatctcattattaaaaaaacacaaattaaataattaattaaatgtaaataaataattaattacctcgaTGCCATTCATGATAGGCATATCCAGGTCCATTAGAATTAGGTCAAAGGTTTGACCAGAGAGATGAACGTTAATGGCTTCTTTACCATTTTGCACAACTTGATTTTTCACCCCAACACTGTTCAACATCTTTCCATGGATAATTCGAACCATCctatcatcatcaacaacaagcGCCGTTAGTTTATGAGAATCCATGATCACTACCTTAGCTTGCAAATAATTGCAACTGGGATCTTCAAATCACTACTAGCTACTACTTCTTCTCCCTATCAAATCacctttattgtttttatttttaataatagactagacataaaaaaagaaacaaagacaCATAATTGGTACGTAATATATATACTATGTTAGTGATATTCAAGATATTGTTTGAGAGTGTACACGTGACACTAACTTTGGATTTGATACCTCTATCTCCAAATCCAATAGACAATACGTATGGATCATATACTAAGTAGATATCTATTATTTGCAATGGATcctaataaaaaggaaaaaaaaaaaaagattttgttcAAAATCTCATATCTAACAAAGTCTAATTAGTTTTTCCAAAATGGGTTGATTCTAATCTTAAATAAACTTTTAgggcattttttttttttgcaaagcaTGGGACAATATATtgcaaagtatatttttgggtcaTTTTATTAATATTTCGCTTTCGTTTTCTTTAACAACTAAAGTAAAATTAAGCAAAATATAAGAGTAAATACTATTTTCGATTCCTATGGCTATTGCTTTACAAATAAAGTGtctttttataatttgaaaaattttaattgatttttaattatttaaaatattggttTAAATAACTTTTGGTATTAATTTAGGAGGTTTTTGACACATTAGCAGGTTACCATTTACAAAAATCATTTAGACTAATAACAAAGGATGTTTAGATCAATTACTTGGATAGTTAGAGATCGactaaaaattttttaacttGTGGATATATATGACGTTTTGTTCTTCGAACAAATGGTTAAAAATTGAAAAGAACATTTACTCCAAATAAAACTTTTATTACTAAActcttttgaataaatttttaaagaaaaacaactaTTTAAACCCATAAATTTTGCGATGGTGACAAAAGTGTCCATTAAATAAGGAAACTAATATTATACTCATGAAAAATAGGTTTCGTGTGACAAAAATacttaaatcttaattttttgttaactttttaataaaatttttaaattattctcatATTTTATCTTCATCCTCAATTCTACCACCATCTCTTCTCCAAATCCCAAATTTTCATAACTCTCACCACCTGATTATCACTGCCTCCCCTCTCTCGATCTTTCTTCACCAACACCAACTCTCTTGTTACTTGTGTCAAGAACTTCCCTCAAAACCGTGGCATTGTCCTTGCAATCATCAATCCAGTTGTACTACGCTTTCTACTACGACGATTCCAAAACTTTGATTCTTCTCATTGGGTGGCTTTCTGCTGCTATTTTTTTCGTCTTCCTCTAAACTGTTCGCTACATAAATCTTATTTTTTAGCACAACAAACTCGTTGTCTTTTACAAGTTCCTTTAAGAAGTGATGATGGCATTGTTGGTGGTGGTGACGGTGAGTAGTGGCAATGAAGAAGGAGAGAAGAGACAGTGGTAATAAGGGATCGGATTAAGTTAGTGGTGGTGAGGGTTGTGAAACTTTGGAATTTGAAGAAAAAGATAGTGGCAAAGTTGAAGTTGAAGATAAAGGataaaagtaatttaaaaattttattagaaagtcaataaaaattaaaattttagtatttgtgTCGCACGAAACCTATTTTTAACGAGTATAacatcaatttttttgtttgatgaGTATTTTTATAAGTGTTTATAAAGTTCAGGCGTAAGAACGGGTGTTTttccaattttaaaaatataacttttCTTCTTAAACCCTATGTGTAGAATTCGATCTATCTATATCTTAGTATATCTGTGTCGTACAATAATACAACAATAATAAACACGAGGAACATGTGTTCATGTCcatctttttgttttttccttcaaataaagaataaaagttcacattttaatttttttaatttaccagATGTTACGTAATCAATGTCTATTAATTAGCTAGGTAATCGTTTATGcctaacaaaaataattgaacaAAATGCTCAATGTGTCAATGTAGACTTTGGTTGTaaacatataaataaatttatattattattacttggtttAGTATAGtggaatattaattattaattcgcAGCATTTGGTATGAAGCTAAGTAAGATTCTATAGTCTACTACAATTTAGTTTTTGGCATCTTTTTATGATGGAAGTACAATGATGCTAGTATAAGTGAAACTTATGCCATAAATGGATTATATTATCTTGTACTTGAGTGAAAAACAGAAGTTTAAAATATGATATTTTAAagatattaattaacatatgtgcATGCTTTAACGAAGATTATTTTCTCAaagcattaaaaaattaaaatcttatttCTTAAAGTCTTGAATATAGACTTctatatctaaatatttaaatatctgaactaaattagaaaataatcaaaatatccATTATTCTTATAAATGGTGAATGCTTTCGCTCATAGGCAGCATAGAATGATCAGAGAGGTTCATTAATGAATAAATAGTTATCtatgatatatttttaaaattttaaatttattttactaaaatttacATGCGACTTAAATGGCTCCACTTGACTCGCGCGCGCTAACATTATCAACACGTAGTATTACCGACGCCTGTGCTGTTGCTAAACAATTAAATTTGTCACCTGTTTACTCATGGTTTGATCGTCGGTAATATATacagtttttttctcttttaaattaatttaaatatttaattacctATGATTTTGTCATTggtaaatttcaataaataaaaaatttataataaaattaacgtTAGCAATTATTTACGGCTTAACAGTTGATaaacttaatttaaaatttatttgattttttaataaattatgctAATGCTATGATATTACCGACGGTCTAGGTAGGCGTTGATAATAATACATTAATAAAACAATGTTATAGACATGATAATAGGTATTGACAGGGGTGGGAACATGTCCTCCGCCCCCACCTTCATATCCAGTTTTCGTCCCCATTTCGTCCCCGTCACAGGTAATGGGAATTCCGTATCCGTCAAGGATCGAGAACTCTACGAATATCTGcggattttaaaaaataaaaaattgaaaacaattgaaaaaaataaaaaaaaaaccatatcAATCATCATGTTCTTTGTCTCCAAGGCATTAACAATAACAAAGACATTAACAACATGTTCCTTGTCTCCAAAGACATAACGACATTAACAACAACAAAGACATTAACAACAACAAACAATATCAAACATATCCATAAAACAACCAAAGTATCAAACATATCCGAAAACTACAAAACATAACTCATCACATTGTAGAATCCTCAAGCCTTTTTTCATGATATAAAGATAGTGATGGTAGATTCTGATTTGTTTGAATCCTACATAAAAAagaatataattaaaagttaaaatcgtaaaataaatcaagaataagtcaataatatgaaaaaaatagtaTTGTATATAATTTAGTAATTTTCTTACATCAACATCTGCTTCAATGCTATTAATTGTGTGGCACTCAAACTCTATGTTAGTTGTAGTTCCAAGCTCATTTCAAAGCCAATCTTGATTACATATTAAATCCTCTAACGTATCTGGACGAACCCACTACAATGTGGTATAACAAATCGACCACCAGTACTAAATGAAGACTCAGAAGCAACTGTATAGATATGGGAAtcgccaaaaaattcctaacaatcGCTTGCAAAGTGGGAAATTTTGCGCCATTCGATTTCTACCAATTTAATCTAACTCCAGATTAACTCAAAATTGACTcggaaatataaattataactaaattagaaatcagaaatcAAAATCTCACTAACCTAACTCCAGATTAACTCAAAATTGACTCAGAAATATAAATCAGAATAAGAAATCAGAATCACATCAACctaatccaaaaatataaattaaaagttagaaaTTCAGAATCAGGATCTCATTAACCTAATTCCAGATTAACCCAAAATTTACtcagaaatataaatcaagaaTATCCATTCAGAATCACATTAACTTAACTCagaattatcaattaaaaattagaatCAGAAATTCAGAAATCAGAATCTAACTACCCTAATTCAGAAATCTAAATTTAGAAATTCTTGAATCAGATCAACCTAATTCAGAAACATAAATTCAGAAGTCACAGAGCTGACTTACTCGAGGAGAAGAGGGGCAGACTAGCGAAGACCAGCGATTTGGCGGACGAACGGTGAAGATGCGATAATTGGCGACGAGGAGAAGACGTTGCTCTGCCATGACGAGGAGAATATGATGATCGGCGACGACATGACGAGGAAAAACGTTTCTCTGCCGCGACGAGGAGAAGACAACGAC contains:
- the LOC112698032 gene encoding two-component response regulator 24-like, with translation MDSHKLTALVVDDDRMVRIIHGKMLNSVGVKNQVVQNGKEAINVHLSGQTFDLILMDLDMPIMNGIEAIKELRSMGICSTIAGVSARSMESHIQEFMEAGLDEYLEKPLNIAKLTSFIHKFYVTN